In Diabrotica undecimpunctata isolate CICGRU chromosome 4, icDiaUnde3, whole genome shotgun sequence, a single genomic region encodes these proteins:
- the LOC140439019 gene encoding uncharacterized protein, with amino-acid sequence MSSSLSLLLAATFMEHFKQNIVHKQDKQPTVWRRYVDNVFSICPNGPEVLNKFLMDINNKKELVKFTMEQENNNSLPFPDVLITKEDIGYAAKVYKKPTHTNRYLNYHSNHNVNIKKELSNH; translated from the coding sequence ATGAGCTCATCCTTATCTCTATTATTAGCAGCTACATTCATGGAACATTTCAAACAAAACATTGTACACAAACAAGACAAACAACCAACTGTATGGAGGAGATATGTAGATAATGTGTTCTCCATTTGTCCGAACGGACCAGAAGTATTGAATAAATTCCTGATGGATAtcaacaataaaaaagaattagtcAAATTCACTATGGAACAAGAAAACAATAATTCACTTCCTTTCCCGGATGTTCTAATCACGAAAGAAGATATAGGATATGCAGCCAAAGTCTACAAAAAACCAAcgcacaccaacagatatttaaattaccactccaACCACAACGTAAACATCAAAAAAGAATTATCAAATCATTAA